One stretch of Burkholderia oklahomensis C6786 DNA includes these proteins:
- a CDS encoding NAD(P)-dependent oxidoreductase — MAGGAACNPTPARALGRVRRAVRPKSVRYAAATSGGELMETRMKVGFIGIGVMGRPMALNLARAGIELVVWNRTPERCEPLRAAGAQVADTAADVYRQARIVILMMATDAALDAVLGRGTSAFAENVARHTIVHMGTVSAEYSRGLEADIRAAGGRYVEAPVSGSRKPAEAGQLVAMLAGEPAAVDEVRPLLKPMCHEIVVTGPVPTGLLMKLAVNTFLISMVTGLAEAAHAARGFGLDMKQFQAVLDAGPMASSVSRVKIDKLVNEDFDVQASITDVLKNSRLATEAAHGAHLASPLLEVCCDLYRETLELGHGQADMAAVVRAIEARSAAQNAGD, encoded by the coding sequence CTGGCCGGCGGCGCGGCTTGCAACCCGACGCCAGCCAGGGCGCTCGGCCGAGTACGGCGCGCTGTTCGCCCGAAATCTGTCCGATACGCCGCCGCCACAAGCGGCGGCGAACTCATGGAGACACGCATGAAAGTAGGATTCATCGGCATCGGCGTGATGGGGCGGCCGATGGCGCTCAATCTCGCGCGCGCCGGCATCGAACTCGTCGTGTGGAATCGCACGCCCGAACGTTGCGAACCGTTGCGCGCGGCCGGCGCGCAAGTCGCCGATACGGCGGCCGACGTCTATCGTCAGGCGCGCATCGTGATCCTGATGATGGCGACCGACGCCGCGCTCGACGCGGTGCTCGGCCGAGGCACGTCCGCGTTCGCGGAAAACGTCGCGCGGCATACGATCGTCCATATGGGGACGGTGTCGGCCGAGTATTCGCGCGGCCTCGAGGCCGATATCCGCGCGGCGGGCGGCCGCTATGTCGAGGCGCCCGTATCGGGCTCGCGCAAGCCGGCCGAGGCCGGGCAGCTCGTCGCGATGCTGGCGGGCGAGCCGGCGGCCGTCGACGAGGTGCGGCCGCTGCTGAAGCCGATGTGTCATGAGATCGTCGTGACCGGGCCGGTGCCGACCGGCCTGCTGATGAAGCTCGCGGTCAACACGTTCCTGATCTCGATGGTGACGGGGCTCGCCGAGGCCGCGCACGCGGCGCGCGGCTTCGGGCTCGACATGAAGCAGTTCCAGGCGGTGCTCGATGCGGGGCCGATGGCGAGCAGCGTGTCGCGCGTGAAGATCGACAAGCTCGTCAACGAAGACTTCGACGTGCAGGCGTCGATCACCGACGTGCTGAAGAACAGCCGGCTCGCGACCGAAGCCGCGCACGGCGCGCATCTCGCGTCGCCGCTGCTCGAAGTCTGCTGCGATCTGTATCGCGAAACGCTGGAGCTCGGGCACGGACAGGCGGACATGGCGGCCGTCGTGCGCGCGATCGAGGCGCGCAGCGCGGCGCAGAACGCGGGCGATTGA
- a CDS encoding LLM class flavin-dependent oxidoreductase, whose product MTRKHIHFGVLIQGAGANMNAWKHPSVPPDASINFDFYVNRARRAEAAGIAFAFIADSAYVTPKSAPHFLNRIEPISLLSALAAVTSKIGLVGTVSSSYSEPYTVARQFASLDLISGGRAGWNVVTSSIEGTGKNYGRPHPDHAQRYAIAEEHLDVVQGLWDSWDDDALVRDRATGRFFDPDKLHRLDHHGRFFSVEGPLNIRRSPQGQPVIFQAGSSEDGIGFAGRYADAVFSNGGTFDDARTFYRRVKAAAAAAGRNPDHVKVFPGIGPIVGATQDEADDKYRQVRDLLSPREALAYLGHFFQQHDFSIYPLDGPFPDIGNLGSDGFQSTTDNIKRLARERNLTLREVAYEVATRRSNIGTSEAFIGTPDKVADEMIRWVEEGAADGFMLGLPVTGFGLDDFVDHVLPELTARGYFDPALRGATLRDHLGLPYRESRYAHDAQVAAI is encoded by the coding sequence ATGACCAGAAAACACATCCATTTCGGCGTCCTGATCCAGGGGGCGGGTGCGAACATGAACGCGTGGAAGCATCCGAGCGTGCCCCCGGACGCGAGCATCAACTTCGACTTCTACGTCAATCGCGCGCGCCGCGCCGAAGCGGCCGGCATCGCGTTCGCATTCATCGCGGATTCGGCGTACGTGACGCCGAAGTCGGCGCCGCACTTCCTCAACCGCATCGAGCCGATCTCGCTGCTGTCCGCGCTGGCGGCCGTGACGTCGAAGATCGGCCTCGTCGGCACGGTGTCGTCGTCATACAGCGAGCCGTACACGGTCGCGCGGCAGTTCGCTTCGCTCGACCTGATCAGCGGCGGGCGCGCGGGCTGGAACGTCGTGACGTCGTCGATCGAGGGCACGGGGAAGAATTACGGCCGCCCGCATCCGGATCACGCGCAGCGCTACGCGATCGCCGAAGAGCATCTCGACGTGGTTCAGGGCCTGTGGGACAGCTGGGACGACGACGCGCTCGTCCGCGATCGCGCGACCGGCCGCTTCTTCGATCCGGACAAGCTGCATCGCCTCGATCACCACGGCCGTTTCTTCTCGGTCGAGGGGCCGCTCAACATCCGACGCTCGCCGCAAGGGCAGCCGGTGATCTTCCAGGCGGGATCGTCGGAAGACGGGATCGGCTTCGCGGGCCGCTACGCGGATGCGGTGTTCTCGAACGGCGGCACGTTCGACGACGCGCGCACGTTCTATCGCCGCGTGAAGGCGGCGGCCGCCGCCGCGGGCCGGAATCCGGACCACGTGAAGGTGTTTCCGGGCATCGGCCCGATCGTCGGCGCGACGCAGGACGAAGCCGACGACAAGTACCGGCAGGTGCGCGACCTGCTGTCTCCGCGCGAGGCGCTCGCGTATCTCGGCCACTTCTTCCAGCAGCACGACTTCAGCATCTATCCGCTGGACGGCCCGTTTCCCGACATCGGCAACCTCGGCAGCGACGGCTTCCAGTCGACCACCGACAACATCAAGCGGCTCGCGCGCGAGCGCAACCTGACGCTGCGCGAGGTCGCATACGAAGTTGCGACGCGGCGCTCGAACATCGGCACGTCGGAGGCGTTCATCGGCACGCCGGACAAGGTCGCGGACGAGATGATCCGCTGGGTCGAAGAGGGGGCGGCGGACGGCTTCATGCTCGGCCTGCCGGTGACGGGCTTCGGGCTCGACGACTTCGTCGACCACGTGCTGCCTGAGCTGACCGCGCGCGGCTACTTCGATCCGGCGCTGCGCGGCGCGACGCTGCGCGACCATCTCGGGCTGCCTTACAGGGAGAGTCGCTACGCTCATGACGCACAGGTTGCGGCAATTTAG
- a CDS encoding 4'-phosphopantetheinyl transferase family protein — translation MTNVLTTFSTMNATTALPLGERDAHVWYARTAACDTPALRERYRALLSADERERLERFAFDHLKIEYLVTRALCRTVLSAYVDDVSPAQWRFRANAYGRPEIDAGDARPPLRFNLSNARSVVACIVTRTADAGIDVEEIARSNDLDGIAASHFSASERAAFFALPAEQRRERFFELWTLKEAYIKARGVGLSIDLGQFSFALPARPIGIAFDRHVGDDASHWQFTLLDVGAQHRMAVGIRDARAATHPFDIRVREIVPDPAASLRRADTID, via the coding sequence ATGACGAACGTTTTGACGACCTTCTCGACGATGAATGCAACGACCGCGCTGCCGCTTGGCGAACGCGATGCGCACGTCTGGTACGCGCGCACGGCCGCGTGCGACACGCCCGCGCTGCGCGAGCGCTATCGCGCGCTGCTGAGCGCAGACGAGCGCGAGCGCCTCGAACGCTTCGCATTCGACCATCTGAAGATCGAGTACCTGGTGACGCGCGCGCTGTGCCGCACGGTGCTGTCCGCGTACGTCGACGACGTCTCGCCCGCGCAATGGCGGTTCCGCGCGAACGCGTACGGCCGGCCGGAGATCGACGCGGGCGATGCGCGGCCGCCGTTGCGCTTCAATCTGTCGAACGCGCGCAGCGTCGTCGCGTGCATCGTCACGCGAACGGCCGATGCGGGGATCGATGTCGAGGAGATCGCGCGCAGCAACGATCTCGACGGCATCGCCGCGTCGCATTTCTCGGCGAGCGAGCGCGCGGCGTTCTTCGCGCTGCCGGCCGAGCAGCGGCGCGAGCGCTTCTTCGAGCTGTGGACGCTGAAGGAGGCGTACATCAAGGCGCGCGGCGTCGGGCTGTCGATCGATCTCGGACAGTTCTCGTTTGCGCTGCCCGCGCGGCCGATCGGCATCGCATTCGATCGGCACGTCGGCGACGACGCGAGCCATTGGCAGTTCACATTGCTCGACGTCGGCGCGCAGCACCGGATGGCGGTCGGGATTCGCGACGCCCGCGCGGCGACGCATCCGTTCGACATCCGCGTGCGCGAGATCGTGCCGGACCCGGCGGCGAGCCTGCGCCGCGCGGACACGATCGACTGA
- a CDS encoding MFS transporter, producing MFAPETHRRDGSPRPFNPAMIAVLAGALIMSAAMGVRQTFGLFIGPFSFDHGLPVTTIAFAIALHNLVWGVAQPFAGAAADRYGSGPLVAIGAVVFALGLALAAVVPSGAMLVLGMGVLVGIGISCTSFGVVLTAVGRGAPPEKRSMAMGIASAGGSLGQVALVPVAQWFTSHSGTMASLLVLAGCMIAIAPLGVLLDRHAGAGHASAHETAAVSLKDALSHAARHRGYCLLTIGFFTCGFQLAFIATHLPNYLLLCHMPVGLGATALALIGLFNMAGSWACGWLGGRYRQHHVLGWLYLIRGATIAVFFLAPKTDASVVVFAAIMGLTWLGTVPLTSGLVAKVFGTRHLGTLFGVCFLSHQIGSFLGSWLGGYVFDVTGSYSLIWGATALAGLFAALLHFPIDDAPAHGGVAAARA from the coding sequence ATGTTTGCACCCGAAACGCATCGACGCGACGGATCCCCACGTCCATTCAATCCGGCGATGATCGCCGTGCTTGCCGGCGCGCTCATCATGAGCGCCGCGATGGGCGTGCGGCAGACCTTCGGCCTCTTCATCGGGCCGTTCTCGTTCGACCACGGCTTGCCCGTGACGACGATCGCATTCGCGATCGCGCTGCACAATCTCGTCTGGGGCGTCGCGCAGCCGTTCGCCGGCGCGGCGGCCGACCGCTATGGCTCCGGGCCGCTCGTCGCGATCGGCGCGGTCGTGTTCGCGCTCGGCCTCGCGCTCGCGGCCGTCGTGCCGTCCGGCGCGATGCTCGTGCTCGGGATGGGCGTGCTCGTCGGCATCGGGATCAGCTGCACGAGCTTCGGCGTCGTGCTGACCGCGGTCGGCCGCGGCGCGCCGCCCGAGAAGCGCAGCATGGCGATGGGCATCGCGAGCGCGGGCGGCTCGCTCGGCCAGGTGGCGCTCGTGCCGGTCGCGCAGTGGTTCACGTCGCATTCGGGGACGATGGCGTCGCTGCTCGTGCTCGCCGGCTGCATGATCGCGATCGCGCCGCTCGGCGTGCTTCTCGATCGCCATGCGGGCGCGGGCCACGCGAGCGCGCACGAGACGGCGGCCGTCTCGTTGAAGGACGCGCTGTCGCACGCGGCGCGGCATCGCGGCTACTGCCTGCTGACGATCGGTTTCTTCACGTGCGGGTTCCAGCTCGCGTTCATCGCGACCCATCTGCCGAACTACCTTCTGCTCTGCCACATGCCGGTCGGGCTCGGCGCGACGGCGCTCGCGCTGATCGGCCTCTTCAACATGGCGGGAAGCTGGGCGTGCGGCTGGCTCGGCGGCCGCTATCGGCAGCATCACGTGCTCGGCTGGCTGTACCTGATTCGCGGCGCGACGATCGCGGTGTTCTTCCTCGCGCCGAAGACGGATGCGTCGGTCGTCGTTTTCGCGGCGATCATGGGGCTCACGTGGCTCGGCACCGTGCCGCTGACGAGCGGGCTCGTCGCGAAGGTGTTCGGCACGCGGCATCTCGGCACGCTGTTCGGCGTCTGCTTTCTCAGTCATCAGATCGGCTCGTTCCTCGGCTCGTGGCTCGGCGGCTACGTGTTCGACGTGACGGGGTCGTACTCGCTGATCTGGGGCGCGACGGCGCTCGCGGGGCTGTTCGCCGCGCTGCTGCATTTTCCGATCGACGACGCGCCCGCGCATGGCGGCGTGGCCGCGGCGCGGGCGTAG
- a CDS encoding flavin reductase family protein — MASPWTDRASRAAIDAHAAFEPPTLEHERRAARAEPVASTPGARASSSNGGASPAPDALTQHFKSAMRRLTSTVSIVATREATARFGMAATAVSAVSTEPPAILVCINRTATLHVPLMRARRFSVNLLHERQLELIAPFSGKLDHDARFAHGEWRDACGVPVLAGAQATLLCDIDGDFSYGSHTIVIGRVDSVLVAGPVAPLLWQDGGPCAARALTACVHDAQ; from the coding sequence ATGGCGAGCCCATGGACCGACCGCGCGTCGCGCGCCGCAATCGACGCGCACGCCGCATTCGAGCCGCCGACGCTCGAGCACGAACGGCGCGCCGCGCGCGCCGAGCCCGTCGCATCGACGCCGGGCGCCCGCGCATCGTCATCGAACGGCGGCGCATCGCCCGCGCCCGATGCGCTCACGCAGCACTTCAAGTCAGCGATGCGCAGGCTGACGTCGACGGTGTCGATCGTCGCGACGCGCGAAGCCACCGCCCGCTTCGGGATGGCGGCGACCGCGGTGAGCGCGGTCAGCACCGAGCCGCCCGCGATCCTCGTGTGCATCAACCGCACGGCGACGCTCCATGTGCCGCTGATGCGCGCGCGCCGCTTCTCGGTGAATCTGCTGCACGAGCGCCAGCTCGAATTGATCGCGCCGTTCAGCGGCAAGCTCGATCACGATGCGCGCTTCGCGCACGGCGAATGGCGCGACGCGTGCGGCGTGCCGGTGCTCGCCGGCGCGCAGGCGACGCTGCTGTGCGACATCGACGGCGATTTCAGCTACGGCAGTCACACGATCGTGATCGGCAGGGTCGATTCGGTGCTGGTCGCGGGGCCCGTCGCGCCGCTGCTGTGGCAGGACGGCGGGCCGTGCGCGGCGCGCGCGCTGACCGCGTGCGTGCACGATGCGCAATGA
- a CDS encoding helix-turn-helix transcriptional regulator — protein sequence MARQSTSVSFDLSSPDLARTRHGMVDGKRISLGVQGDAQRGYVLERRCRSPGEPVSTQRVGLRDPAAVAAFVEHDPYAVQLGLDYRALLDVYGAPDAAGWQDARPVQGARHAHDADGAADASRPSGPVSAAPVAQPEFAAECEHDGALLALMRRVCASCGATQCFYHWFVVDEETGEFAAHDLLIGGAPAWAQRYVHQHWYLNDPAVAHARDNTQPLRGSSLAALPADHWLNHYAQTQGLGSNVFFPAHRRDVATFGLLHVGAPLSAPQGEDALWRNRRVLRGLANELLEWRVVRRRRELAQELSLAAQDVLALRLVARGGGARHVAEELRLDERAVYQLFTAINRKMDSKHIKSSATKAKQLGLLAEGYISK from the coding sequence ATGGCTCGACAATCCACCTCCGTTTCTTTCGATCTTTCTTCACCCGACCTCGCGCGGACCCGGCACGGCATGGTCGACGGCAAGCGCATCTCGCTCGGCGTGCAAGGCGACGCGCAGCGCGGCTACGTGCTCGAGCGGCGCTGCAGGAGTCCCGGCGAGCCGGTGTCGACGCAGCGCGTCGGCCTGCGCGATCCGGCGGCCGTCGCGGCGTTCGTCGAGCACGACCCGTATGCGGTGCAGCTCGGGCTCGACTATCGGGCGCTGCTCGACGTGTACGGCGCGCCGGATGCGGCGGGCTGGCAGGATGCGCGACCTGTGCAGGGTGCACGGCATGCGCACGATGCGGACGGCGCGGCCGATGCATCCCGCCCATCCGGGCCCGTTTCCGCCGCGCCGGTCGCGCAGCCGGAGTTCGCGGCCGAATGCGAGCACGACGGCGCGCTGCTCGCGCTGATGCGCCGCGTTTGCGCGTCGTGCGGCGCGACGCAGTGCTTCTATCACTGGTTCGTCGTCGACGAAGAGACGGGCGAGTTCGCGGCTCACGATCTGCTGATCGGCGGCGCGCCCGCATGGGCGCAGCGCTACGTTCACCAGCACTGGTATCTGAACGATCCGGCGGTCGCGCACGCGCGCGACAACACGCAGCCGCTGCGCGGCTCGTCGCTCGCCGCATTGCCGGCCGATCACTGGCTGAACCATTACGCGCAGACGCAAGGGCTCGGCAGCAACGTGTTTTTTCCCGCGCATCGGCGCGACGTCGCGACGTTCGGACTGCTGCACGTCGGCGCGCCGCTGTCCGCGCCGCAGGGCGAGGACGCGCTTTGGCGCAACCGGCGCGTGCTGCGCGGGCTCGCGAACGAGCTGCTCGAATGGCGCGTCGTGCGGCGGCGGCGCGAGCTCGCGCAGGAGCTGTCGCTCGCCGCGCAGGACGTGCTCGCGCTGCGGCTCGTCGCGCGCGGCGGCGGCGCGCGCCACGTGGCCGAGGAGCTGCGGCTCGACGAGCGCGCGGTCTATCAGCTGTTTACCGCGATCAATCGCAAGATGGACAGCAAGCACATCAAGAGCAGCGCGACGAAGGCGAAACAGTTGGGACTGCTCGCCGAGGGCTATATCTCGAAATGA